The Candidatus Auribacterota bacterium genome window below encodes:
- a CDS encoding phosphatidylserine decarboxylase family protein, with product MKIPIAREGFPYILPLLAFGGALLYFNPWYALVPCAAAACLAWFFREPQRVPQGSEADVIAPADGKVMRIDEVLEHGYFGRRVQRISIFLSIFDVHINYAPVSGTVDYMHYRRGSFKNAMRDIASVVNENNTIGIKCRDATMAIRQIAGMIARRIVCRCSVGDCVRAGDTIGMIKFSSRVDVFLPLESCILVSRGQRVRGGESVIARMK from the coding sequence TTGAAAATTCCCATAGCGCGAGAGGGCTTCCCCTATATTCTGCCATTGCTGGCGTTTGGAGGGGCGCTCCTCTATTTTAATCCATGGTACGCCCTTGTTCCCTGCGCGGCAGCAGCATGCCTTGCGTGGTTCTTCCGCGAACCTCAACGTGTTCCGCAGGGCAGCGAGGCGGATGTGATTGCCCCCGCAGACGGCAAGGTAATGCGCATTGATGAGGTGTTGGAGCACGGCTATTTCGGGCGCCGGGTACAGAGAATCAGCATTTTTCTCTCCATTTTTGATGTGCATATCAACTATGCCCCTGTGAGCGGTACGGTGGACTACATGCACTATCGGAGGGGATCGTTCAAGAATGCGATGAGGGATATCGCCTCCGTGGTGAACGAGAACAACACCATCGGCATCAAGTGCAGAGACGCGACGATGGCCATCCGGCAGATCGCGGGCATGATCGCACGGCGCATCGTGTGCCGATGCTCGGTAGGAGATTGCGTCAGGGCGGGCGATACGATCGGCATGATCAAATTCAGCTCGCGCGTGGACGTCTTTTTACCTCTGGAGTCATGCATCCTGGTCAGCAGGGGGCAGCGGGTGAGGGGCGGCGAATCGGTTATCGCGAGGATGAAATGA
- a CDS encoding radical SAM protein: protein MKAKSLLGYLRKFCLSTAQYRKRNIICAQLPVRLWIEPTNICNLRCIMCPTGRGRLQNPGRMSLDLYRKIIDEAAAFAIDVNLIGRGEAFLHPEIGEMIRYAHQRGLNVRIETNATVLSPEKSEEVIAAGLDFISFSFDGYGKESYEHIRRGASFDATLGNILQFLQVKKRLAAEKPYTVLQFIEMLPFRERATPESERQFKSRFRGLPLNSYRYVTPHRYVGEIEEGLTGTRYGYMKGMKHWRWLRKLKYTPCAYPWFSMHILWDGTVMPCCMDFHSRYVLGNVPESSLREMWNGEAMKALRRKLGSGSFADMPLCSRCDMLHQTTILGISTKNIRDFKIFLQENLLC from the coding sequence ATGAAGGCAAAATCTCTTTTGGGCTATCTGAGGAAATTCTGTTTATCCACGGCGCAGTACCGGAAGCGTAACATCATCTGCGCGCAGCTGCCGGTAAGGCTATGGATTGAGCCGACGAACATATGCAACCTGCGGTGCATCATGTGCCCTACCGGGCGGGGACGGCTACAGAACCCAGGGCGTATGTCGCTTGATCTCTACCGCAAAATTATTGACGAGGCAGCAGCATTCGCGATCGACGTCAACCTCATCGGGAGAGGGGAGGCGTTTCTTCACCCTGAGATCGGGGAGATGATACGGTACGCCCATCAGAGAGGGCTCAATGTAAGGATTGAAACCAATGCGACGGTGCTGTCGCCGGAGAAATCAGAGGAGGTGATTGCCGCAGGGCTCGATTTCATTTCCTTTTCTTTTGACGGATACGGGAAGGAGTCCTACGAGCATATACGGCGTGGCGCAAGCTTCGATGCGACACTCGGGAATATACTTCAATTCCTTCAAGTAAAGAAGAGGCTCGCGGCGGAAAAACCGTACACAGTCCTCCAGTTTATCGAGATGCTGCCGTTTCGCGAGAGGGCTACCCCCGAAAGCGAGCGTCAGTTCAAAAGCCGCTTCAGGGGGTTGCCGCTCAATAGCTATCGCTACGTGACGCCCCATCGCTACGTGGGGGAAATCGAGGAGGGATTGACGGGCACCCGCTACGGGTACATGAAGGGAATGAAACATTGGAGATGGTTGCGAAAGCTCAAATACACCCCCTGCGCTTACCCATGGTTCAGCATGCATATTCTCTGGGATGGCACGGTGATGCCGTGCTGCATGGATTTCCATTCACGTTATGTGCTGGGGAATGTGCCTGAGTCGAGCTTACGGGAGATGTGGAACGGAGAGGCGATGAAGGCTCTAAGAAGGAAACTCGGATCGGGGAGTTTTGCGGACATGCCGCTGTGTAGCCGGTGCGATATGCTCCACCAAACGACGATACTCGGGATTTCTACCAAGAACATCAGGGATTTTAAGATTTTTCTCCAGGAGAACCTGCTGTGCTGA
- a CDS encoding radical SAM protein, producing the protein MRVVFVNTKNEMPKLKYSRKVQRQYSDRGQVFPNLSLCYLAALLEREGHAVAIVDSNALGLSIHDTIRQVEGFLPDVVGFNILTESFHDTLGWIKPIKEALRVPVVVGGFHIKLYPRETMTHRCIDYAVIGPGWKTLPELLAAIEDGARHIDRVKGIAYREDGDVVFTKPRQDPTTLDDVPFPARHLLPNEHYTTILTRHWPITVMLTGVGCPFRCLYCDMTGFSQLRDPMNVVDEMEECVKRFGFREIFVQDETFTVDRRRVATICEEILRRGLKFDFAIRTRPDCVNKETLTMLKAAGCVRVNYGFEAADNEVARRIKRNIPIETMHDAVRWAKEAGLTTLGFFLLGCPGETVETIKKNIALAVALDTDFVSISKLVPVPNSRLYEIIKERTGVDYWREFTLGNREIITQIAYYDSTVQGDELDYWLTRAYRAFYLRPASIVRSLRRVRSLRELVNLVTSAWSIL; encoded by the coding sequence ATGAGGGTAGTTTTTGTAAATACGAAGAACGAGATGCCCAAGTTGAAATACAGCAGGAAGGTGCAGCGGCAGTACAGCGACCGCGGGCAGGTGTTCCCGAACCTGAGCCTCTGTTACCTGGCTGCGTTGCTCGAACGAGAGGGGCATGCGGTTGCGATAGTCGATTCAAACGCACTTGGCCTTTCTATTCACGATACCATCAGGCAGGTGGAGGGGTTTCTACCAGATGTAGTCGGTTTCAACATTCTCACGGAGTCTTTCCATGATACCCTCGGGTGGATAAAGCCGATTAAGGAAGCTCTGAGAGTGCCCGTTGTTGTGGGTGGCTTCCACATCAAGCTCTATCCGCGCGAGACAATGACGCACCGCTGCATTGATTACGCGGTGATAGGGCCGGGCTGGAAGACGTTGCCGGAACTCCTCGCGGCTATCGAAGATGGCGCCAGGCACATCGACCGCGTGAAGGGTATCGCATATAGAGAGGATGGTGATGTCGTCTTCACTAAGCCCAGGCAGGATCCCACGACATTGGATGATGTTCCTTTCCCCGCACGGCATCTACTCCCGAACGAACATTACACAACTATCCTCACCCGTCACTGGCCTATCACCGTGATGCTCACTGGCGTGGGATGTCCCTTCCGCTGCCTCTACTGCGACATGACCGGTTTTTCGCAGCTCCGCGACCCCATGAACGTGGTTGATGAGATGGAAGAGTGTGTGAAGAGGTTTGGTTTCAGGGAGATCTTCGTTCAGGATGAGACGTTCACCGTTGATAGGAGGAGAGTGGCCACCATATGCGAGGAAATCCTCCGTCGGGGGCTGAAATTCGATTTCGCCATCCGCACGCGGCCCGATTGCGTGAATAAGGAAACGCTCACAATGTTGAAGGCTGCAGGGTGTGTCCGGGTGAATTACGGTTTCGAGGCAGCTGACAATGAGGTCGCGCGGAGAATAAAAAGGAACATACCGATCGAGACAATGCATGACGCGGTGAGGTGGGCAAAAGAGGCCGGGTTGACGACGCTGGGGTTTTTTCTCCTTGGGTGCCCCGGGGAAACTGTTGAAACGATAAAAAAGAACATCGCGCTGGCAGTGGCGCTGGACACCGATTTTGTTTCGATCAGTAAGCTCGTCCCGGTGCCCAACAGCCGCTTGTACGAGATAATAAAGGAAAGGACAGGGGTCGATTACTGGAGGGAATTCACGCTCGGGAACAGGGAGATTATCACCCAGATCGCCTATTACGATTCCACGGTGCAGGGTGACGAGCTTGATTACTGGCTCACGCGCGCCTACAGGGCTTTCTACCTGAGGCCTGCCTCCATCGTGCGCTCATTGAGGCGCGTGCGTTCGTTGAGGGAACTGGTCAACCTGGTCACCTCCGCCTGGTCAATTCTCTGA
- a CDS encoding L,D-transpeptidase family protein — protein sequence MKGIAEMVFGKKAAILFFSALLAAGIYLAYTAWHSQSGSDMYAAAMRLYADRKYAEAADALRAVAGAHPRSPEGVEAFYYYCLCLELSGQRDKAKEAWQKIVADPASRAFHPHGTFALARISLHENRADDAKRSLDKLFEAYPDSPVCADGFLLRAELLEREGDAAGAARSAQKVVDEYPGSGAVSRAQEKVWGLNIKLLFSRMLTPGTEEYVVREGDSLEAIARRFGTTVELLKEMNKGTIKGDSIKPHDRLKVCTEKFSLLVDKSANTLTLKAGERVVKVYAVGTGKEGSTPVGEFKITNKMVEPEWFKPGGGVIPYGDPKNLLGTRWMGIDSPGYGIHGTWEPETVGTQASAGCIRLLNADVEELFKIVPMGTKVKIVD from the coding sequence GTGAAGGGAATCGCAGAGATGGTATTCGGCAAAAAGGCGGCGATACTCTTTTTCTCGGCCCTTCTGGCTGCGGGAATATACCTTGCCTATACCGCCTGGCATTCGCAGAGCGGGAGCGATATGTACGCGGCGGCCATGCGCCTCTACGCGGACAGGAAGTATGCCGAGGCTGCCGATGCCCTGCGGGCGGTGGCAGGGGCCCACCCGCGCAGCCCGGAAGGGGTCGAGGCCTTTTATTACTATTGCCTGTGCCTTGAGTTGAGCGGGCAGAGAGATAAGGCGAAGGAGGCGTGGCAGAAGATTGTCGCCGACCCCGCATCCAGGGCGTTTCATCCCCATGGTACCTTCGCGCTCGCCCGGATATCGCTCCATGAGAACCGCGCTGATGATGCGAAGAGGAGCCTCGATAAGTTGTTTGAGGCGTATCCGGATTCACCGGTGTGCGCTGACGGCTTTCTTTTGCGCGCGGAGCTCCTTGAGAGAGAGGGTGATGCGGCGGGGGCGGCTCGATCCGCGCAGAAGGTGGTGGATGAGTACCCCGGCAGCGGCGCGGTGAGCAGGGCGCAGGAAAAGGTGTGGGGGCTCAACATCAAGCTCCTCTTCTCGCGGATGCTCACGCCGGGGACGGAGGAGTACGTGGTCCGGGAGGGGGACTCGCTCGAAGCGATTGCCAGGAGGTTCGGCACGACCGTTGAGCTGCTCAAGGAGATGAACAAAGGAACGATTAAGGGTGACTCGATAAAACCACATGATCGCCTCAAGGTATGCACGGAGAAGTTCTCTCTCCTGGTGGATAAGTCAGCGAACACGCTCACGCTCAAGGCGGGTGAACGCGTGGTGAAGGTGTACGCCGTGGGAACCGGCAAAGAGGGATCGACGCCGGTGGGCGAGTTCAAAATCACAAACAAGATGGTTGAGCCAGAGTGGTTCAAGCCCGGCGGGGGCGTCATTCCCTATGGGGATCCGAAGAATCTCCTCGGCACGCGCTGGATGGGGATCGATTCGCCCGGTTACGGCATCCATGGAACCTGGGAGCCGGAGACGGTGGGCACACAGGCCAGTGCGGGCTGCATTCGTCTGCTCAACGCGGACGTGGAGGAGCTTTTTAAGATTGTCCCGATGGGGACGAAGGTAAAGATAGTGGACTGA
- the pssA gene encoding CDP-diacylglycerol--serine O-phosphatidyltransferase — MRKVSIIPSLITTGNFFCGILGMVFVTHGQYLYAAEACLVAMLFDFVDGQVARVRGATTRFGIEYDSLADMLSFGILPTFMGYSKVLNGMGRFGIGIAFLYAVCCALRLARYNAQLYREERRSFTGLPTPAAAGLISSVIVLEGRYEISLIVKALPFIMLFLAYLMVSTLRYPAFQGANAKQKKPFLNLVGIVITASIVVSYPEISFFILFAVYTMFGILAHFRFKTCTSWLRSFLLTSPLPGDHENP, encoded by the coding sequence ATGAGAAAGGTATCAATTATACCCAGCTTGATCACCACCGGAAACTTCTTCTGCGGGATACTGGGGATGGTCTTCGTCACTCACGGCCAGTATCTCTACGCGGCTGAGGCGTGTCTCGTGGCCATGCTCTTTGATTTCGTTGACGGCCAGGTCGCCCGCGTCCGGGGCGCCACCACGCGTTTCGGCATCGAATATGATTCGCTGGCCGACATGCTGAGCTTCGGCATCCTCCCCACGTTTATGGGGTACTCGAAGGTCTTGAACGGGATGGGGCGTTTCGGGATTGGAATCGCCTTCCTCTATGCCGTCTGCTGCGCCCTGAGGCTCGCCCGTTACAACGCCCAGTTGTACCGGGAAGAGCGCAGGAGCTTCACGGGGTTGCCGACCCCCGCGGCCGCCGGCCTCATCAGCTCGGTGATCGTGCTCGAGGGGCGTTACGAGATCTCCCTTATCGTTAAGGCGCTCCCCTTCATCATGCTCTTTCTCGCGTACCTCATGGTGAGCACCCTCCGCTATCCGGCGTTCCAGGGAGCGAATGCCAAACAGAAAAAGCCATTCCTCAACCTCGTCGGCATTGTGATCACGGCGAGCATCGTGGTATCGTATCCTGAGATATCCTTCTTCATCCTTTTCGCGGTGTACACGATGTTCGGCATCCTCGCACATTTTCGGTTCAAGACCTGCACCTCGTGGCTCCGTTCGTTTCTCCTCACCTCACCCCTCCCGGGGGACCACGAAAATCCTTAA
- a CDS encoding acetyl-CoA carboxylase carboxyltransferase subunit alpha, with product MNGGFDFEKPILELEAKIEGLKKLSEEQQVDVSSEIASLQKKLDRAQKETYSNLTPWQRVQIARHPQRPYTLDYIRLMMEGFIELAGDRLFANDLAIVAGLARMDGRTLAVIGHQKGRDTKENLMRNFGSAHPEGYRKAQRIMKMAEKFKFPVVSFIDTPGAYPGIGAEERGQAEAIASNLRTMAVLQTPIVVVIIGEGGSGGALGIAVGDEVMMLENCYYSVISPEGCAAILWKNQGKAAEAASTLRISPKELLELGVIDRIIPEPLGGAHGNYELAAGEVKRALAESLDRLTRIPVEELVSARYEKYRAMGSFAEG from the coding sequence ATGAACGGCGGATTTGATTTTGAGAAGCCCATCCTCGAACTTGAAGCGAAGATCGAGGGGCTCAAGAAGCTCTCCGAGGAGCAGCAGGTAGACGTCTCCTCCGAGATCGCGAGCCTCCAGAAGAAACTGGACCGTGCCCAAAAGGAGACATATAGTAACCTCACGCCGTGGCAGCGCGTCCAGATTGCGAGGCACCCCCAGCGTCCGTACACGTTGGACTACATCAGGTTGATGATGGAGGGATTCATCGAGCTCGCGGGGGACCGGCTCTTCGCGAACGATCTCGCCATCGTCGCCGGTCTCGCGCGGATGGACGGGCGCACCCTGGCGGTCATAGGGCATCAGAAGGGGCGGGACACGAAGGAGAATCTGATGCGGAACTTCGGGAGCGCCCACCCGGAGGGCTACCGGAAGGCCCAGCGGATCATGAAAATGGCCGAGAAGTTCAAGTTCCCCGTCGTCTCGTTTATTGATACACCGGGCGCGTATCCGGGGATAGGGGCGGAGGAGCGGGGGCAGGCAGAGGCGATTGCCTCCAATCTCCGGACGATGGCCGTGCTCCAGACGCCCATCGTGGTGGTGATCATTGGAGAGGGGGGGAGCGGCGGCGCCCTCGGGATCGCGGTGGGGGACGAGGTGATGATGCTCGAGAATTGTTACTACTCGGTCATTTCCCCCGAGGGGTGCGCGGCGATTCTCTGGAAAAATCAGGGGAAGGCCGCGGAGGCGGCGAGCACCCTCCGCATCTCCCCAAAAGAGCTCCTGGAGCTGGGGGTGATCGACAGGATAATCCCCGAGCCGCTCGGCGGCGCGCACGGGAATTACGAACTGGCCGCGGGCGAGGTGAAGCGCGCCCTGGCGGAGTCCCTGGATCGCCTGACGCGTATCCCGGTGGAAGAACTGGTGAGCGCGCGGTATGAAAAATACAGGGCGATGGGCAGTTTCGCGGAGGGGTGA